A genomic stretch from Tenrec ecaudatus isolate mTenEca1 chromosome X, mTenEca1.hap1, whole genome shotgun sequence includes:
- the LOC142433420 gene encoding profilin-1-like, giving the protein MQCVGDISEEVWQDCITLFLQTGMCCDAAIITNSPPWLLASYPEGKLLQMTQEEIQILLARDGREKLFLQGIILAGTKCLLIRDNLYTEGNNTMDLRTKGQSRGSQAVTVVQIESVYLVVMGEKGTEGGPLNLKAFEIAGYIREAIHQHMAHI; this is encoded by the coding sequence ATGCAGTGTGTAGGAGATATCAGTGAAGAGGTTTGGCAGGACTGCATCACCCTCTTCCTGCAGACTGGGATGTGTTGTGATGCAGCAATCATCACCAATTCCCCTCCGTGGTTATTAGCTTCTTATCCTGAAGGAAAATTGCTTCAGATGACCCAGGAAGAAATTCAGATCTTGCTGGCAAGGGATGGAAGAGAGAAGTTGTTTCTTCAGGGAATCATCCTTGCAGGGACTAAATGCTTGCTAATCCGGGACAACCTGTACACTGAGGGCAACAACACCATGGACCTCCGCACCAAAGGTCAGAGTCGGGGCAGCCAGGCAGTGACAGTGGTTCAAATTGAGTCTGTATACCTTGTGGTGATGGGGGAAAAGGGAACAGAAGGAGGACCCCTCAACCTCAAAGCTTTTGAGATAGCAGGTTACATCAGAGAAGCCATTCATCAGCACATGGCCCATATCTAA